A genomic segment from candidate division KSB1 bacterium encodes:
- the amrA gene encoding AmmeMemoRadiSam system protein A, producing the protein MRLTLEEMIELLDLAHGSIAAKCENTEFVFEVPESETFHQKAGVFVSLYNQDQLAGCIGFIESENYLYNSIVQAAESAAFKDPRFRNIRKKDLPTLKIEISVLSPLELVEGSKDIEIGKHGIYLKTKLQQGLLLPQVAPRFHWNAETFLDQTCIKADLPVGAWKESGTNIYRFSAEIFSDDDVSSGQTN; encoded by the coding sequence ATGCGCCTGACCCTTGAAGAGATGATAGAACTTTTAGATCTTGCACATGGCTCAATCGCAGCTAAATGTGAAAACACAGAATTTGTTTTCGAGGTACCAGAATCCGAAACTTTTCATCAAAAAGCTGGGGTGTTTGTCTCGTTATACAACCAAGATCAGCTTGCAGGGTGTATCGGATTTATAGAGTCAGAAAATTATTTATATAATTCTATAGTACAAGCGGCAGAATCTGCCGCCTTTAAAGATCCGCGTTTTCGTAATATTCGAAAAAAAGATTTACCGACTCTGAAGATTGAAATCTCCGTTTTATCTCCCTTGGAGCTAGTCGAAGGTTCGAAGGACATTGAGATTGGGAAACATGGGATTTACCTCAAAACCAAACTACAGCAAGGCTTGCTTTTACCACAAGTGGCGCCCCGATTTCATTGGAATGCAGAAACTTTTCTCGACCAAACTTGCATCAAAGCTGACCTTCCTGTTGGCGCATGGAAAGAATCGGGAACGAATATCTATCGATTCTCTGCAGAAATATTTAGCGACGACGACGTTTCTTCCGGCCAAACCAACTAA
- the amrB gene encoding AmmeMemoRadiSam system protein B: MLTDFNKTRPPAVAGMFYPDDPTELKQQIDFYLNNLEKKPIIGELMAIVVPHAGYMYSGQVAAAAYIHLLDQEFDYVVIIAPSHREYFKGISVLPALGYSTPLRDVKIATSYCERLIEQNDNIIASWEGHNEEHALEVQLPFIQRVLGDFELIPIIMGDQTFDNCILLGEALVKVFRHQKTLIVASSDLSHYYPALDAEIKDKKVVTRINAFDYEGLWDDIESQSSEACGAGPIVAAMYTAKKRGANKSEVLLYQHSGNITGDHSAVVGYLSAAIHKG; encoded by the coding sequence ATGCTAACTGATTTCAACAAAACTCGACCCCCTGCCGTTGCCGGTATGTTTTATCCCGACGATCCTACCGAGCTAAAGCAACAAATTGATTTTTATTTAAACAACCTGGAGAAAAAACCTATAATTGGAGAATTAATGGCGATTGTTGTACCTCATGCCGGGTATATGTATTCAGGCCAGGTTGCTGCAGCGGCATATATTCATCTATTGGATCAAGAATTTGATTACGTCGTTATAATCGCCCCAAGCCACAGGGAATATTTTAAAGGTATTTCCGTTTTACCAGCTCTCGGTTATTCAACGCCTTTAAGAGATGTAAAAATTGCTACAAGCTACTGCGAACGACTAATCGAACAAAATGATAATATAATAGCTTCGTGGGAAGGCCACAATGAAGAACATGCCCTGGAAGTTCAACTTCCGTTCATCCAGAGAGTTTTGGGTGATTTTGAGCTAATTCCAATTATTATGGGCGATCAAACTTTTGATAATTGTATTCTTCTCGGTGAAGCGCTGGTGAAAGTCTTTCGGCATCAAAAAACATTAATCGTTGCCAGCTCTGATCTTTCCCATTATTATCCTGCACTTGATGCTGAAATCAAAGACAAAAAAGTAGTCACGCGTATAAATGCTTTTGATTACGAAGGTCTCTGGGATGATATTGAATCTCAATCCAGTGAAGCTTGTGGAGCAGGGCCTATAGTGGCGGCTATGTATACAGCAAAAAAAAGGGGCGCTAATAAATCTGAAGTTCTTCTTTATCAACATTCCGGAAATATCACTGGAGACCATTCCGCTGTGGTAGGTTATCTTTCTGCGGCGATTCATAAAGGATAA
- the rlmB gene encoding 23S rRNA (guanosine(2251)-2'-O)-methyltransferase RlmB has translation MSEHIIYGVHSIKSALDSNQTLEKILISITVQKSKISEIIAIAKQQKIVVQFVPFEAIAKKAKTVKHQGILAYISPVSLLTLDELLTKIKLQKSTPIIALLDGIEDPHNVGAIIRSAEAAGLSGLVLPQRRSAPLSPVVSSTSAGAIHHLPIARVTNLTQSIKSLKKHGFWIIGSDEKVSKTIWELDSNYPMAIVIGSEGKGIRRLVKESCDFLVKIPMFGKTSSLNASVAAGLLFYEARRRLQNQE, from the coding sequence GTGAGTGAACATATTATCTATGGGGTACATTCTATTAAGTCCGCCCTTGATTCTAACCAAACCCTGGAAAAAATTTTAATTTCCATTACGGTACAAAAAAGTAAAATTTCCGAAATAATCGCTATCGCAAAACAACAAAAAATTGTCGTTCAGTTTGTTCCTTTTGAAGCAATTGCGAAAAAAGCAAAAACTGTAAAGCACCAGGGCATTTTGGCTTACATTAGCCCGGTATCATTATTAACCCTGGATGAGCTTTTGACAAAAATAAAACTTCAAAAATCCACCCCGATCATTGCTTTATTGGATGGCATTGAAGATCCACACAATGTGGGGGCCATAATTCGTTCTGCAGAGGCGGCGGGGCTTTCCGGATTAGTCTTGCCACAAAGGCGATCTGCACCATTGTCTCCTGTGGTCAGCAGCACTTCCGCAGGAGCGATTCATCACCTGCCGATAGCACGAGTGACTAACCTAACGCAGTCAATAAAGAGTTTAAAAAAACATGGCTTTTGGATTATTGGCAGCGATGAAAAAGTATCCAAAACCATTTGGGAATTGGACTCAAATTATCCAATGGCAATTGTAATTGGAAGTGAAGGGAAAGGCATACGCCGGCTGGTAAAAGAAAGCTGCGATTTCCTGGTTAAAATTCCGATGTTTGGCAAAACCTCGTCTCTGAATGCCTCTGTAGCTGCGGGATTGCTTTTTTACGAAGCGCGTCGAAGACTACAAAATCAGGAATAA
- a CDS encoding fumarylacetoacetate hydrolase family protein: MVKLSSIQDLISLPDFSDELILRVFDYLETHNLWDQFVIKDEFSIRAPLSNPGKIICVGLNYLAHAAEGGHAVPDEPLFFGKVGSIVIGPEEVIHIPPGVGRVDHELELAVIISKKAYRVKQDDFENYIAGYTVFNDITAREKQRDFKKAGQPWFLSKNMDTFAPMGPCMVTPKELSFPFDLDLELTINGEIKQKSNTGQMIVKIPQLIQSITQYLTLYPGDVISTGTAEGISPLKDGDLIEASIEKIGVLRNTVEEIHI; encoded by the coding sequence ATGGTGAAGTTGAGTTCCATTCAAGACTTAATTTCTTTGCCGGATTTTTCGGATGAGCTTATTCTTCGAGTTTTTGATTACCTTGAAACTCATAATTTGTGGGATCAGTTTGTTATTAAAGATGAATTTTCAATTAGGGCTCCCTTATCTAATCCCGGGAAAATAATATGTGTTGGCTTAAATTACCTGGCCCATGCAGCCGAAGGCGGGCATGCAGTACCCGATGAACCATTATTCTTTGGAAAAGTCGGATCGATTGTTATTGGTCCGGAAGAAGTAATTCATATTCCGCCGGGTGTTGGGCGAGTTGATCATGAATTGGAATTGGCTGTTATTATTAGTAAAAAAGCTTACCGGGTGAAGCAGGATGATTTTGAAAATTATATTGCGGGTTATACGGTTTTCAATGATATCACGGCAAGGGAAAAACAAAGAGACTTTAAGAAAGCCGGGCAGCCATGGTTCCTGTCTAAAAACATGGATACTTTTGCCCCTATGGGACCATGCATGGTTACACCCAAAGAATTAAGTTTTCCTTTTGATCTGGATTTAGAGCTTACAATAAACGGTGAAATCAAACAAAAATCGAATACCGGTCAAATGATCGTCAAAATACCTCAATTGATCCAATCTATTACCCAGTACCTCACACTCTATCCCGGAGATGTAATTTCTACAGGTACAGCGGAAGGGATTAGTCCGTTGAAGGATGGTGATCTGATAGAAGCTTCAATCGAAAAGATTGGTGTTTTGCGTAACACCGTTGAAGAAATTCATATTTAA
- a CDS encoding GWxTD domain-containing protein, with translation MDSINRIKHSFLLFLSLVTFFPLQVYSFDIPLTRIQKDSIRQLIRDYKLKTINNLGDQQILNQISSLYFQLEDMDSAGFWINLSDKIDKNNPETKFWKGRIHLYKGESSLIPFERLKELFKQDNHSKAIREFEQAVKQKEDYWEARYFLGRAYVAKGGDSNYNKAIETYNTLLTLKPDYYETHYELAIALYKLKKFQEAIRNLNFYSGQHPEDARPFIRMSDIHNEMGKTESASRLFMQGIVRLKDKEMLQSLFLEIEDLSNKAEKEEFESLPNKKRGLFFQKFWKRRDPTPFTEENERYSEHFRRVQHARLVFSYTVPPYYDDRGRIYVKYGKPDVRYTSSMSTADVKDNESWSYQKSIRRGLVFDFVQFGAHYQLVQDLTVASKAGVPYSFKQLLATQLYSERAPDLGGVYNKFSASTRSTDLMDFTIEKTNAADKAPSEVFNYDYKAEPLPFTVRYAQFRGDEGKTKLEVYHTIMGENLGIKQSKENEYLATIHSNVGIFDEFYSRVDQQKNEIKLLGTSLDQIKDVASIDEAIFNLAPNKSYRVVIELKNPEGNMLGIGNLNVPIKNFNLDSLLISDIELAAKVEKAQKKGRFYKDNLWVLPYTFSKLDRTKPIIIYYEIYNLRKNADGETQYTIDYTVKSLTRKEGGVKKFFRSIGKIFGGDKKPSVTSTYERQGNSSVEKEYISLDVGKMPLGVIELSVTVFDKISNQTRKSTTSLEII, from the coding sequence GTGGACTCTATTAATCGAATTAAACATTCGTTCCTCCTGTTTTTATCTTTAGTAACATTTTTTCCCTTGCAAGTATATTCATTTGACATTCCTCTAACAAGAATCCAGAAAGATTCCATCCGGCAACTTATTCGAGATTATAAATTAAAAACCATTAATAACCTAGGCGATCAACAGATCCTGAATCAAATAAGCAGCCTATATTTCCAGTTGGAAGATATGGATTCGGCTGGATTCTGGATCAATCTTTCTGATAAAATCGATAAGAATAACCCGGAAACAAAGTTCTGGAAAGGGCGAATCCATTTGTATAAAGGCGAGAGTTCGCTTATCCCGTTTGAAAGATTAAAAGAACTTTTTAAGCAAGACAACCATTCCAAAGCGATCCGAGAGTTTGAACAGGCAGTAAAACAAAAGGAGGACTATTGGGAAGCCCGTTATTTTCTTGGCAGAGCATATGTTGCAAAAGGCGGTGATTCAAATTATAACAAAGCCATAGAAACCTATAATACCTTGTTGACTTTAAAACCCGATTATTATGAGACACATTATGAGTTGGCAATTGCTTTGTACAAACTGAAGAAGTTTCAGGAAGCAATTCGGAATTTAAATTTTTATTCCGGTCAACATCCGGAAGATGCAAGGCCATTTATAAGAATGTCGGATATTCATAATGAAATGGGAAAAACCGAGAGCGCCAGCCGTTTGTTCATGCAGGGGATTGTAAGATTGAAAGATAAAGAAATGTTACAGTCTCTCTTTCTGGAAATCGAAGATCTTTCAAACAAGGCTGAAAAAGAAGAATTTGAAAGCCTTCCTAACAAAAAGAGAGGATTGTTTTTTCAGAAATTCTGGAAAAGAAGAGACCCCACACCGTTCACCGAGGAGAATGAGCGATATTCCGAACATTTTCGCCGGGTGCAACATGCACGTCTTGTCTTTTCGTATACCGTGCCGCCCTATTATGATGACCGTGGAAGGATTTATGTGAAGTATGGTAAACCGGATGTCCGATATACTTCAAGCATGTCAACCGCAGATGTAAAAGATAACGAATCCTGGTCTTACCAAAAAAGCATACGCAGGGGCTTAGTCTTCGATTTTGTTCAATTTGGCGCCCATTATCAATTGGTTCAAGATTTGACAGTAGCTTCAAAAGCGGGAGTTCCTTATAGTTTTAAACAATTGTTAGCGACCCAATTATACAGCGAACGAGCTCCTGATTTAGGTGGGGTTTATAACAAATTTAGCGCGAGCACCCGTTCAACAGATTTGATGGATTTTACTATCGAAAAAACAAATGCGGCTGATAAAGCTCCGTCAGAAGTTTTTAATTATGATTATAAAGCAGAGCCGCTGCCATTTACTGTCCGATATGCTCAATTTCGTGGCGATGAAGGTAAAACCAAGCTTGAAGTTTATCACACGATCATGGGTGAAAACCTGGGCATCAAACAAAGCAAAGAAAATGAATATTTGGCGACTATTCATAGTAATGTCGGGATATTCGATGAATTTTATTCAAGAGTGGATCAACAAAAAAATGAAATAAAATTACTCGGTACCTCCCTGGATCAAATTAAAGATGTAGCCAGCATCGATGAGGCAATATTTAACCTGGCTCCAAATAAATCCTATAGGGTTGTTATAGAATTAAAAAATCCCGAAGGAAATATGCTTGGGATTGGTAATTTGAATGTGCCCATAAAAAACTTTAATCTAGATTCCCTGCTCATTAGTGATATTGAATTGGCTGCAAAGGTAGAAAAAGCACAAAAAAAAGGCAGGTTTTATAAAGACAATTTATGGGTTTTGCCATACACCTTTTCAAAACTTGACAGGACAAAACCAATAATTATTTATTATGAAATCTATAATTTGAGAAAAAATGCTGATGGTGAAACTCAATATACAATTGATTATACAGTTAAATCCTTAACGAGAAAAGAGGGTGGAGTTAAAAAGTTTTTCAGATCAATTGGAAAAATATTTGGCGGAGACAAAAAACCAAGCGTAACTTCAACATATGAGCGGCAAGGGAATTCATCTGTTGAAAAGGAATATATTTCATTGGATGTTGGTAAAATGCCCCTGGGGGTTATTGAACTTTCCGTTACAGTATTCGATAAAATATCTAATCAGACCCGAAAGTCTACAACGAGTTTAGAAATTATTTAA